From the genome of Trichomycterus rosablanca isolate fTriRos1 chromosome 18, fTriRos1.hap1, whole genome shotgun sequence:
GTTGCACTGACACgtttagtcatcatgtcatgtgaatgaaagcgtacaatacaaacaatgaCCCAAAAGTAAAGATAACCACAGTAACCCGCATTGGAGGCTGCCCTCAGCGCATGCGTGCCAaaccaggtactgagacccgagcttctctgaactgacaaacctacgacggctgcacactctttggccataatattttaactttattctcataatcatttggactttattctcataatcatttggactttaatctcgaaattgaaacttatacgactttattctcataatcattttgactttaatctcgaaataatttcggctttattctcataataattttgactttattctcataataattTCGACTTTTTTCTCATAATCGTTTCGACTTTATACTCAAAAATCAAAacttacaaatatttttttacagtggcctcAATACGCTGTCGTAAAATTTGATAGGTAATTAAACTAACAATATACaccaaggaccaccacagagcaggtattatttaggtggtgggtcattctcagcactgcactgacactgacatggtggtggtgtgttagtgtgtgttgtgctggtatgagtggagtaaacacagcagcgctgatgaagtttttaaacacctcactgtccctgctggactaagagtagtccaccaaccaaaatatccagccaacagcgccccgtgggcagcgtcctgtgaccactgatgaaggtctagaagatgaccaactcaaacagcagcaatagatgagcgatcgtctctgactttacatctacaaggtggaccaactaggcaagagtgtctaatagagtggacagtaagtgaacacggtctgatccactcataccagcacaacacacactaacacaccaccatcatgtcagtatcactgcagtgctgagaatgatccaccacccaaataatacctactctgtagtggtcctgggagagtcctgaccattgaagaacagcatgaaaaggggctaacaaagcatgcagagtaacagatgggctacagtcagtaattgtagaactataaataaaacatatagaaCATATAgaactgcttctatatggtaagttgagctaataaaatggacagtgagtgtagaaacatttatggaaataaactTTTAATAAATTTGAAAGAGAATTTTATATAACTGTTTGTCCTATCATACCTTCCTTTTTATTAAGCAATGATTTCTTAGAACTGCTGACTACAAccataaatcagaaaaagttagctCAGTATGGAAAAATACAGACAAAAAATGCAGCGTTCCTTAAATgcactttcacttttatttcattgcagacaggatacacccaatatatttcatgttttgtttgctcagctttatttcatttgttaaaatacctctatttctgcatttcaggaatagacacattcccaaaaaagttggcacggggcaatttagggctagtaatgaagttTGTGATTTGGTACAatagcagcatccaggaaagatcTTAGAAGAACAAAGATGAGCAGATGGCCTCCATATTGTAAACAAATGCATATTAAGATTGGAAGATCTTTCTCCTTCTGCAGATCATAGTATCATTAAACGATCCAACAGATCTGAAGAAATGTCAGAGCATAATATTTTCCAggaacgtccatgcattttataacaatgcaaaaccagttctgtgcacacattacaaaggtaaAGCTGTGTAAGAAGAGGATACAGATAAATGGATGaggaaacaaataaaattaggtttaccagacaaaacatgaaatattttgggtttatactgtctgcaattaaataaaagtcaaggtAAGAAACattgtgtttcttttttatttacattatccattctgtcccaacattttgtacaaccccaaatcagaaaaagttgggacaacatggaaaatgcaaataataaacacagagtttcttactttgacgtttatttgattgcagagaggatgaacctgagatatttttgtctggtcaactttatttgatttattaaaaaacatccattcctgcaattcaggcctgcaacagattccaaaaaaagttgggatggtaaaggtTCACTTTGTAAAGTTGCCGATTTAGcgattttgtcccattcttactgcaaacacgtcttaagatgtacaacagtacggggtcgtcgttgtcccatttttcctttcaaaattctccacacatcctctattggggacaggtcaggactgcaggcaggccagttcagtacctgtacccgcttctggacatggttaacataaggctttttttttgcacattaaagtaatcccttgcccatgtggttatatcagctattgttgagtggcggttcttgattcagtgccatctgagggatcaaagatcacaggcgttcagcttaagcttgtggccttggcctttacacactgaaattcctgcCGATaacttgaattgtttaatgatattatgcactgtagagagagaaatatgcaaatcccttccaacctttctttgaggtacattgtttttaaacatttcaataattttctcacacatttgttgacaaactggagatactctgatcatctttactcatcaaagactcctcacctgttgacatcaccggtttggaatcacatcattatttagtttttttacctcattactagctctaaattgccctctgtcccaattttttttgaaatgtgttgcagtcctgaaatgcaaatgaaaagttgagcagacaaaacaacaaaaatatcttgggtctaactgtctacaatcaaataaaagtcaaagtaaatgtaaggaacactgcatttttattttatttgcattctccatactgtcccaactttttctgatttggggttgtaattcagAGTTGTATTATGTGTGACTAATTTCTTTTAATATTTGTGACACAGGAAATTGTGAAATTTGTAggtgtaaataattttaattgtcATATTTTGCAGGACACAAGAGAATATGAGGTGTCAATATGAAGAATTGTTGCAGCGAAATGCGGGCAAGCGATGTAAATAATTCCTGACAATACCACTGCGGCCCTACCTCCCCAACCTTCAAAATCTCTAAAATCTGCAGGATGAATTGCAGTGAAATCAGGGTATACAGAGAGATGAAATTGGTAAAGGGGTGGCCAGAAGGATGTCAGGGTTGAAAGAGACTGGTTTGAACATTATGCACTTATGGCAGGAAGTTCttcttgtttaaaatgtttgtgtgtgtgtgtgtgtgtgtgtatgatggaaTGCCAGcagaaaaatatttttgaaaGATGTACACTGTTAGCAAATCTTAGTAATGTGACATAGTGACAAACTCAATACTGTAACAAAGGACGCTTtgttttcttgtgtgtgtgtgtgtgtgtgtgtttgtgtgcatatgtgtgccGGGGAGGGGGCGGGTGATGACTTCCTGCCTGCTAGCATATGCCTAAAGTAGTATTTTTCTTTTGCAAGTCATGTTATATTTGAGCAGagaacagattatttatttattggatgTATATAAAAGATTTTTGCTTATTAATGTATATTtgcttttaaaaaattatttcccAGAAAAGTCCTgaaattgttaaaataaaaaagaatttaaCAGCAtcctttattaataaaaaaaaacatctctttGTTTGTCACTTATATTTGCATATTCATTGGTTAATTTGTTTTAACATTATTCTGAAAATGAAAGTCAGCCTCTTCCTGTTTTTTGTCGCTTGCATTATGAAACAAGCATGAAAAGAAGTTCCCTACCAGCACTACTAACCCAGCAACTTCctgaagttgtattttatctgaGCTGGTCTTCAAAGCTGGCAAAGTCTCTGagcgtttttttttactttaaaattgCAACAGTGGATGGACAGTGGATTGCTATGAGGAATGATGGGTCTGCAGGTGTTTTTACACAAAACCAAGTTCCTCTTTAGAGTAAGTTAGCTGTCTTTACATCATTAGtgaactttttaaataaacagattatTTCAGTGGTTACCTTGAATCCATTTGCTCATTATGAGACCTAGTACCAGGGAACCTAGAGAATTAGACCTAGTAGTATAGTAGTTTGGATAATCAGTAccaattattatgtattatgtctTGTTTTAGTATACAGGTGCATCTCAATGAATTAGAATATCATCAAAAAGTTCATTTGTTTCAGTAATTTacttcaaaaagtgaaactcgtATATTCTAtagattcattacacacagagtgatacaccgatcagccattacattaaaaccacctccttgtttctacactcactgtccattttatcagctccacttaccatatagaagcactttgtacgtagttctacaattactgactgtagtccatctgtttctatgcatgctttgttagccctctttcatgctgttcttcaatggtcaggactctcccaggaccactacagagtaggtattatttgggtgatgggtcattctcagcactgcagtgacactgacatggtggtggtgtgttagtgcgtgttgtgctggtatgagtggataagacacagcagtgctgctggagtttttaaatactgtgtccactcactgtccactctattagacactcctacctagttggtccacgttgtagatgtaaagtcagagacaatcgctcatctattgctgctttttgtgttggtcatcttctagaccttcatcagtggtcacaggatgctacccacggggcgctgttggctggatatatttttggttggtggactatttttagtccagcagtgacagtgaggtgtttaaaaactccagcagcgctgctgtgtcttatccactcataccagcacaacacacactaacacaacaccagtgtcactgcagtgctgagaatgacccaccacccaaataatacctactctgtagtggtcctgggacagtcctgatcattaaaggacagcatgaaagggggctaacaaagcatgcagagaaatagatggactacagtcagtaattgtagaactacaaagtgcttctatatggtaagtgtagaaacagggaggtggttttaatgttatggctgatcagtgtatatacaaacaATTATGCATCTAACACTGCATAGGTGATTATTAATATATGTGTCTTGAAGAAAAAATATTTGTCAGGATAATTTATATTCAAAAGCTTTTGCTTGTGGACCTTGTTGATCACAGAGGCCATGGAAACCAGTGATGCGACTGTCGATTCGACGAGGACTCACTCTTCTACTGTGTCTGTTTGGAGTGTATGCTGCCTTAAAGACACTTTATTTCATTGTCATGTGCAGACATTCTTATGCCCAAAGAGTGTTTGTTCAAGTTAAGGGCAGGAATCAGACCCTATACAGCTACAGCCAGGACTCACCAGTGGTGTTTGTGGGAGGAGTGCCACGCTCAGGCACCACACTGATGCGTGCCATGCTTGATGCTCACCCAGATATTCGCTGTGGGGAGGAGACACGGGTTATCCCTAGGCTGCTATCTCTGCGGCAGGAATGGAGAAAATGGCGTGATGATCGCTGGAACTTAGATAAAGAGGAGGTCACCCAGGAGACATTAGATTCGGCCACTGCTGCATTCCTACTTGAGATCATAGCCCGTCATGGTGAGCCTGCACCACTGCTCTGCAATAAGGATCCCTTTACACTGAAGAGCTCTATGTACCTCTCCAAAATCTTTCCCAAGTAAGGGGAGCTAAAACTAAAGTAGACAAACTCAaaattagtttttgttttttactgttTACCATATCAGTAATTCTTCCTTTACCTTTCCTGGTACTATGACTAGCTCAAAATTTCTTCTGATGCTGCGTGATGGCCGGGCTTCTGTGCACTCCATGATCTCCAGACGAGTGACCATTGCTGGCTTTGACCTCACAAGCTACAGGGATTGCCTTAGGAAGTGGAGTCATGCCATAGAGGCTATGGTGTTTCAGTGTACACTGGTAGGGCCTACACGATGTCTGAGTATTCGCTATGAAGATTTGGTCCTGCAACCACGCACCACAATGGCTAGAGTGCTGCACTTTCTGAGTGTGCCATGGCATGAGGGGGTTCTTCACCACGAGGAGGCAATTGGGCAACCTGGAGGAGTTTCTTTATCTCGGTCAGTGAAAACTAttataaatgaacaaaataaatataaaataaacataagtattataaataaacatttcatatatacagtatatatataaatatatatatatatacatatatatatatatatatatatactgtatatatacagtgtatcacaaaagtgagtacacccctcacatttctgcaaatatttcattatatcttttcatgggacaacactatagacatgaaacttggatataacttagagtagtcagtgtacaacttgtatagcagtgtagatttactgtcttctgaaaataactcaacacacagccattaatgtctaaatagctggcaacataagtgagtacaccccacagtgaacatgtccaaattgtgcccaaagtatcaatattttgtgtgaccaccattattatacagcactgccttaaccctactgggcatggaattcaccagagctgcacaggttgctactggaatcctcttccactcctccatgatgacatcacggagctggtggatgttagacaccttgaactcctccaccttccacttgaggatgcgccacaggtgctcaattgggtttagtccatcacctttaccttcagcttcctcagcaaggcagttgtcatcttggaggttgtgtttggggtcgttatcctgttggaaaactgccatgaggcccagttttcgaagggaggggatcatgctctgttacagaatgtcacagtacatgttggaattcatgtttccctcaatgaactgcagctccccagtgccagcaacactcatgcagcccaagaccatgatgctaccaccaccatgcttgactgtaggcaagatacagttgtcttggtacttctcaccagggcgccgccacacatgctggacaccatctgagccaaacaagtttatcttggtctcgtcagaccacagggcattccagtaatccatgttcttggactgcttgttttcagcaaactgtttgctggctttcttgtgcgtcagcttccttctgggatgacgaccatgcagaccgagttgatgcagtgtgcggcgtatggtctgagcactgacaggctgacctcccacgtcttcaacttctgcagcaatgctggcagcactcatgtgtctattttttaaagccaacctctggatatgacgctgaacacgtggactcaacttctttggtcgaccctggcgaagcctgttctgaggaacctgtcctggaaaaccgctgtatgaccttggccaccatgctgtagctcagtttcagggtgttagcaatcttcttatagcccaggccatctttgtggagagcaacaattctatttctcacatcctcagagagttctttgccatgaggtgccatgttgaatatccagtggccagtatgagagaattgtacccaaaacaccaaatttaacagccctgctccccatttacacct
Proteins encoded in this window:
- the tpst2 gene encoding protein-tyrosine sulfotransferase 2 codes for the protein MRLSIRRGLTLLLCLFGVYAALKTLYFIVMCRHSYAQRVFVQVKGRNQTLYSYSQDSPVVFVGGVPRSGTTLMRAMLDAHPDIRCGEETRVIPRLLSLRQEWRKWRDDRWNLDKEEVTQETLDSATAAFLLEIIARHGEPAPLLCNKDPFTLKSSMYLSKIFPNSKFLLMLRDGRASVHSMISRRVTIAGFDLTSYRDCLRKWSHAIEAMVFQCTLVGPTRCLSIRYEDLVLQPRTTMARVLHFLSVPWHEGVLHHEEAIGQPGGVSLSRTERSTDQVIKPVNLEALTRWVGHIPVDVLRDMENIAPMLSRLGYSPNANPPDYGKPDPEVINNTERVLKGDFKPPASLKRPSEDNKF